The nucleotide window CCACCACCGCGACGACATCGGTGCCGTCATGGCACCCCTGGTCCGCGCACGACCACGCTGGATCGGCATCATGGGCTCGCCGCGGCATCAGGGACCGCACGGCGACGCCCTGCGTGCCCAGGGCGTGGACGAGGCACTGATCGCGACGGTCCGCCGCCCCATCGGCCTCGACATCGGCTCGAAGGCACCGGCGGAGATCGCCCTGTCCACGCTCGCTGGACTGCTCGCCGACCGCAACGGTCGCGACGGCGGCTTCTTCGACCACCGCTGAAACGTTCCGTTCCGGGGCCGCGTTGCGGAGGCGTCAGGCCGGGGGCGTGGTCGTGTCAGGCCTGGGTGCGGTCGGCGTCAGGCCTGCTGCGGTCGGCGTCGAGCTTGAGGCCCTCGAGCGCGATCTGGACCATCTCGTCGAAGGTGGTCTGCCGTTCGTCCGACGTGGTCGCCTCGCCGCTGCGGATGTGGTCGCTGACGGTGAGGATGGTCAGCGCGCGGGCGCCGTGCTCGGCCGCCACCCCGTAGATGCCGGCGGCCTCCATCTCGACGGCCAGCACCCCCATGGCGTTCATCATGTCGAAGTAGCCCGTCGCGCCACGTGGGTCGTAGAACAGGTCCGAGCTGTGCACGTTGCCGGCGTGGACGTCGATGCCATGTCGCTCGGCGGCCTCGGCGGCGGTGCGCAGCAGTCCGAAGTCGGCCGTGGCCGCGAAGTCGAGCCCGCCGTAGCGGGCCCGGTTCACCTGCGAATCGGTGCAGGCGCCGACGGCGAGGATGACGTCGCGCAGCTTGACGTGGTCCTGGACCGCCCCGCACGAGCCCACGCGCACCAGCCGCTTCACGCCGTACTCGTTGACGAGCTCGGTGGTGTAGATCGACGCGGACGGGATGCCCATGCCGGTGCCGAGCACCGAGACGGGCATGCCCTCGTAGCTGCCCGTGTAGGCGAACGCGTTGCGGACCGCGTTGACCTGACGGGCGTCGTCGAGGTGGTTGTCGGCGATGTGCTTGGCGCGCAGCGGATCACCTGGCAGCAGGACCGCCTCGGCGAAGTCGCCGGGGGCGGCGCTGATGTGGGGCGTGGGCGTCGGCACGTCGGTGCTCACTTGGTCCGGGGGTGTCGGGCACGGCCGGCCACGCTAGTCGCTGGCGCTTCGTGGTTCCCACCGACCGAGGTGCCGACCTCCCACGTCCTGCCGTGTCAGCTGCCCCACTCCGGTGGCGGGTCCAGGCGCCCCTCGGCGAGGTTGTAGTTCTCGCGCAGCGACCGGCACCGGCCGTCCTCCCCCATGACCAGCAGCAGGGTGCCGGCGAGCGTGACGTCGGCGCCGTCGACCGCCATCTTCGTCCAGAATTCGACCGCGGCCCGGTTGCCGTCGACGAACGGGGCGCCCATGCGCACCTCGACGTCGCTCTGGTGCGAGGTCACGCGCTCCCAGTAGGCCGCGACCCCGTCCTGCCCCACGTTCGGGTCCGCGAAGATGTCGTTGCGGTAGGTGCCGTCCTCGACGAACAGCGACGACGCCAGGGCCACGTCGGCGCGCTCCCACGCGACGCGGTAGCGCTCGACCCAGGTTGCGATGTCCACGCCGGTGTCCTCCTCAGTCGTGCCACGCTTCGTGTGTACGCGTCGTGCGACGCGGCATCATGACCTTCCGGCAAGCATGCCTCGGAGGCGATGACGAATGCCGCAGTTCTCGCTCACCTCGACCGTTCTTGGCACCCCGGACCCGCGCGGGCTCGCCTGGTTCTACCAGCGGTTGCTCGGTTGGGACCTCGGTAGCGACGAGCCGGACTGGGTCACGTTGCGCCCTGCTGACGGCAGCGCCGGCCTGTCGTTCCAGGTCGAGGACCAGCACACCCCGCCGACGTGGCCGGCCGGCCGCGACGAGCAGCAGATGCAACTCCACCTCGACCTCGAGGTGGACGACCTCGAGGCGGCCGTCGCGTACGCCGTCGACGCCGGGGCGGTCGTGGCCGAGTTCCAACCGCAGGACGACGTCCGCGTGCTCATCGATCCGGCCGGTCACCCTTTCTGCCTGTGGATCAGCACCGGCACCTGACGCTGCGGCGCAGGTGCGCCGGTGTTTTCCCACAGGCTGCCGACGATCCGATCGGGTGGTGCCCCCTGGGTCTCGTATGGTCGATCCATGCTCACGACGACCGCACCACACGCCCCCGTGCCGTACCCGCGGTTGCCCGACGGGGCGATCTCGGGACCACGGACCACCACGGTGCCTGGGTGGGCGGACCCGGCCGACACGTTCCCGGTGTTGGCCGAGGTGCCCGAGCCGGCCGGGCTGTTGGCGACGTTGCGGCAGGTGGACCGGTTGATCGCGTCCGCGATCGCGTCGATCATCCGGTTGCAGGACGCCTCAGTCGCCGAGACGGTCACCGGGTGCCGCTCGAGCAGTGGCTGCTGATCGTCGCCCGCCGTACCGGCACCGACCGCCGCATGCTGATGACGACCGCGGACGTGTGCCGACGTCTGCCCGCACTGTTGGAAGCGTTCGTGCAGGGTCGGGTGTCGTGGAGCCAGGTCCGCACCCTGGTGCTGCAGGTGCACCGGCTGCCCCACGCCGACGACGAACAGCTCGACACCGCCCTCGCAGAGTTGATCCACCGCGCCGAGGGCGGCGACGCTGACCAGCTCGGACAGCTCGCCCGCTTCATCGACCACGACTTCGGTGACCGCGGCGTCAGCGACAACGACCGTGAGGCGAGTGAGCCGGCCGAGTTCTTGGCGTTGCAGCCCCGCCTGGACGGCACCGGCGGCCGGTTCTTCGGCGAGGCCGGACCGGCCTCGTTCGCGATCCTGGAGAACGCCACCAACCCCGGCCCGCCCGAGGTGGCGACCGGACGCCGGTTCGGCCAGCACGCCGACCGCGACACCACCCGCCAGCTGGCCGAATCGGCCGGACGGCGGCGGCTGACCCGCCTGATCGACCTGCTCGACCACACCTGCGACCCCGGCGGCGGGTCCGAAGCCGACGGCGACAACCGGAGGTCGCGGCCGACCCTGCTGGTCGTCGCCGATCTCGACACCCTGTGCGACCGTGACCAGACCCCGGCCCGTCTGCTGCACCATCTCGCCGGCGGACGCATGTACCTCACCAGCACCGCGGCACGCCGGCTGGTCGACCAACGCGGCGCGGAGCTGCGTACCACCATCCTCGACGACACCGGCGCGGTGGTCGGCATCGGACGCAAACACCGGGACCCACCCGGTTGGCTCGCCGAGGGACTGCTGGCGCTGCACGACACCTGTACCGAACCGGGCTGCACCACCGCGTCACGGTCGTGCCAGATCGACCACGCCATCGCATGGCATCCCGCCCGGCCCGGCGATCTGCTCGGACGCACCGACGCCGACAACCTCGCCCCGTTGTGTACCTCGGCGAACCGGACCAAAGAAGCGGACGGCTGGACCTGCACCCAGACCGCCGACGGCACCAGACGCTGGCGCCACCCACGCACCGGCCTGACCACGACCACCATCCCCGCCGGCACCCGCCCACCCTGGCTCCCAGCCGCCAGACCCCCCGACCGGCACGAACCCCGCGCAGGACCCGACCGACACCAGCCCCGCGCCGGCCCCCTCGACGACCGACCCCGCGGCTCCCGCAGCCGGCCCCCACCCCTGGACCGACCGCCCGACCACGCCGACGACCCGGCTGCGCCCCTGCCCTTCTGAACCCGCCAACACCCACCCCACCGCACCAAGCCCACCACGATCGCGCCGCACCCGCGGCCGATCCGTGGTGGGCTCGACGTGTGCGCGGGTAGTCGCGCGAGTCAGCGCTGCCCGGTAGGTCCGCCGGAGACGCCAGCCGAGGCTCGCCGTTGGAGGCGGTAGTGCAGGCGGAGGACTTCGGCACCGTGGAGGCGGAGCTGGTGGTCGCAGCGCACCACCCCTGAAGCGTCGACGAAGACCTCGAAACGCTCCGGCAGCGGGATACGCCGGGCCCACCCGCGGTCGCTGCCGGCGGGACGCACCACCAGATAGGCGCCGTCCTCCCCGAAGTCACCGCGGGGTGACGCCAGTCGGAGGCCGCCCCCGTCCGTGGCGTCGGGACGCAGGAACACGGTCGCGCTGCCGTTGGGCAGGGGGAAGACCACGCGGATCGACGGGCGCGCCGCCCCCGGCAACCTCACGACGCCGTAGAAGCCGCCGAACACGGTGGCACCGGTCGCCCGCAGGGTCCGCTGCCACGCCGTGCCGAGGTGCCGCCCCTCGGCGTCGGCGAAGGTGATGACGCGACTCTCCATCCCGTAGACGGTGTGGAGGGGGTCGAGCGGCAGTGCGAGCTGCCGAAGTCGTCGCGCGAACAGTGCGTCGAGCACGCGGCCTCCGGGCTCGGCCCACCGCGACCATCGCGACCACACCTCGAGGTCCCACCGTGCGGTGGACTCGTAGAAGTCCCGTACCTCGCCGAGGAGCCGGGCAGCGTCGAAGCCCGGACCGTCGCAGGAACGGAAGTCGGGCAGTAACCCGCCGTCACCGTCCTCGGCGAGTGACGCCCCCACCCGTGCGGCGTGCTCGCCGATCCAGGCGTCACCGATCGCTTCGGGCGCGCCGACCGGTCCATCGAGCCACGCGTGCTCGACGAATGCGACCGGACGGCCCGTGGCGATCACCCAGCGCTGTGTGGCGCGATCGAGGAGCGCTCCGCGCAACGGTCCGGTCCCCATACCACTCCCCTGCCAGGCGAGCACCGTAGTCGTGCGCGCACCGGGGGCTACGGTCGTCGCGAAGTGTCGCCACGACGCTGGGAGGGCCGATGGTTCGCGATCCTCGCGAAGGGGTCACCGAGGACGGCACGATCACCACCGGAGCCGATGCCCGGCGGATCCCGGCCGCCTACCGCGAGACGATCGCCGATGCCGTTTCGACGTTGCGCGACACGCTCGGCGAGCTCGCCCACAGCGTCTACGTCTACGGCAGCGTCGCGACCGGCCAGGCGAGACCTCCGCGCTCGGACCTCGACCTGATCGTCGTCGTCGAGACGTCGGCGCCCGAAGCCGTTCGTGCGGCCGCCACCGGGTTGAGCCACCGGCACCGAGACCTCGTGCGCGAGGTCGCGATCGGGAGCGTGGACCTCGAGACGCTGCGTCGGCAGGACCGCGTCGGCCGCGCCGAGCGGTGCTTCCTGAAGCACTACGCCGTGCATCTGGCCGGTCCCGACCTGCGCGCCGACCACCCGACGTGTCGTGCGACGGAGGATCTCGCCTGCGGGTTCAACCGTGACCTTCGAAGGGTGCTCGACCAGGTACGGCCACCGCTGCTGGGGGCAGACGACGGGGACCAGCGCGCCGCGGCCGCCGCCCGAGCCTGCCGCAAGATCCTGATGGCGGCCGCGACGCTGCTCAGCGTCCGTGAGGGAGGCTGGTCGACCGATCGGCGGACGGCGGTGGAACTCGTCGGTCGGCACGCACCTGAGCTGTACGAGCTCGCGGCGGACGCCCTGCGCTACGGCGAGGACGCACCGATGCCGGTCGCGCCGGACGTCGGGCGCGCCGTCGAGATCGTCGACAGACTCGGGGGCTGGCTCGTCGACGAGTACGCGCGGTCGGCCGTGCGCCACGACAGCCGGTGAGCACGACACGACCGTCCGCGCTCAGCGCTCGCCGAGGATCTCCGCGTCGTGTTCGCCCAGCATCGGCGGCGGGGTCGGCGACCGACGGCCGGAGCGGGACCAGTCGACCGGCGCGCCCGGCAACTCGAGGTCACCTGCGGTCGGGTGCGTGACCCGGTCGACGAGTCCGAGGTGCTCCAGCTGGTCCCAGCCGTACACCTGGTCCATGGTGCGGATCCGGCCGGCGGGAACGCCCGCGTCGTTGAACCGGGCCATCCACGTGTCGACGTCGTCGGACACGAGCACGGCGTTGATCTCGGCCTCGAGCTCGTCCCAGTTGGCGACGCGATCACGGTTGGTGGCATAGCGGGGGTCGTCGACGGCGATCCCGACGGCCGGCGCGAAGCGCTGCCACAGGCCCTCGGAGCCCACGGCGACGTTCACCCAGCCGTCGGCACAGGTGAACGCGCCGTACGGGGCGATCGTCGGGTGGCGGTTCCCACCGGGCTCGGGCACCTCACCCGCCAGGGTCCACCGCGTGCCCTGGAAGGTGTGCACGGCGACGGCGGATGCCAGCAGCGAGGTGGAGACCCGCTGGCCCTTGCCGGTGCGCTCGCGCTCGTGGAGCGCGGCCACCACGCCGTAGGCGCCGAACATGCCCGAGAGGATGTCGGTGATGGGGACGCCCATCTTCGTCGGGGGCCCCCCGACAGGACCGGTGATGCCCATCAGGCCGGCCTCGCCCTGGATGATCTGGTCGAATCCCGAGCGCTCGCCGTCCGGGCCGCCTTCACCGAAGCCGGTGATCGACAACACCACGAGGCGTTCGTTGCGGGCTTCCAGCGCGTCGGGTCCCAGGCCGAGCCGTTCCATGACGCCGGGCCGGAAGTTCTCGACGAGGACGTCCGCCTCGTCGATGAGCGTGTGCAGGCGAGCGACGTCGTCGTCGTCCTTGAGGTCGAGGGTGACCGACTTCTTGGAGCGGTTGATGGAGAGGTAGTAGGCCGATTCGGACTCCCCCTCACCCACGAACGGCGGCCCCCAGCCGCGCGTGTCGTCACCGGCGCCCGGCCGCTCGACCTTGATCACCTCGGCGCCGGCGTCGGCCAGCATCATCGTGGCGTAGGGGCCCGACAGGGCGCGCGACAGGTCGACCACGCGGATCCCGGCCAGGGGTCCGGTCGCCGCTCGCTGCTCCGCCATGTCTGGTCCTCGTCCGCCGATGGAGATCGAGCCTAGTGGTGCGGGCGTGGCCCTCTCAGAGGACGTCGACCTCGGGGAAGGCACGACCATCGGGGTCGAGTTGGGCGTACCCCGGTCCACGGTCGAAGAACGCCGACGGCTGACCCCGCTCCTCGCGCAGGCGGGCGCGGAGGGCGTCGGTGGCATCGCCGTCGACCTGCGGGTCGTCGTCGGAACCGGTCACCACGACCCCGTAGTCGTCGCGCGCACCGTCCCGGCTGACCTTGCCCCACTGCACGTCGCGACGGACGAGGTCGGGGTCGCGTTCGAGCGGATCGCCCCAACCCCCTCCGCCCGTCGTGCGGATGCGCACGACCTGGCCGGCCCGGATCGGCTCGTCGTCCACGAGTCCCTCGAGTTCGCGTTCGTCTGGGCCTCCGGGATCGATCGTCACGCGGAACGGGGCTCCGGCCCGCCCCCCGTTGACGCCCCAGCAGGCGAGGATCGAGCGGTCCGCGATCGACATGAACGAGGCATCCTCGAGCATCCGGATCCACTTGTCGTAGCCGAGGCCTCCGCGGTACTGCCCGGGACCACCGGAGTCGGTGGCGAGACCGAGCTTCTCGACCCGGAAGGGGAACCGGGACTCGGTGAACTCCGTCGGCAGGTTTCGCGAGTCGGGCACGACGTGGATCGTGTCCTCGCCGTCGCTGTAGTAGCGACCACCGGAGCCGCCGCCGAGGACCTCGCGCATCAGGTACGAGCTGCCGTCGGCGCGGGTGCCGTAGACGCCGGTGTAGCGGATCGTCTCCTGGTCGGCGGGCATGCGGCCGTTCGTGGCCTTGGCGAGCACGCCCGCGAGGACGCCGAGGAGGCGCAGGATCACGAACGTCCGGGCGTTGGTCGGTGCGGGAAAGACCGGGGTGAGCAGCGTCCCCTTGTCGGGGAACCGCATCTCGATCAGGTCGACGATGCCCTCGTTGACGTCGAGTTCCGCCATGCGTTCGGGCGTGTCGGCGAGGTTGCGCAGGATCGGGGCGAGCCACTTCTTGAGGAAGTTGCCGTCGGCGTAGTCGCCGCAGTGGTTGATCGGACCCTTCGCCTGCGGGGAGGTGCCGGTGAAGTCGATCACCAGGCGCGCCCGGTCGGTGTCGC belongs to Egicoccus sp. AB-alg6-2 and includes:
- a CDS encoding XdhC family protein; amino-acid sequence: MAASDPACDVAHGDGDPEPAERKVLVAVYANAVASYLLHWGRELGFRTVLLEPDPSRVTRAHRAGADEVSHDPARVEVTGADVVVTDHHRDDIGAVMAPLVRARPRWIGIMGSPRHQGPHGDALRAQGVDEALIATVRRPIGLDIGSKAPAEIALSTLAGLLADRNGRDGGFFDHR
- the deoD gene encoding purine-nucleoside phosphorylase codes for the protein MPTPTPHISAAPGDFAEAVLLPGDPLRAKHIADNHLDDARQVNAVRNAFAYTGSYEGMPVSVLGTGMGIPSASIYTTELVNEYGVKRLVRVGSCGAVQDHVKLRDVILAVGACTDSQVNRARYGGLDFAATADFGLLRTAAEAAERHGIDVHAGNVHSSDLFYDPRGATGYFDMMNAMGVLAVEMEAAGIYGVAAEHGARALTILTVSDHIRSGEATTSDERQTTFDEMVQIALEGLKLDADRSRPDADRTQA
- a CDS encoding nucleotidyltransferase domain-containing protein, with the protein product MVRDPREGVTEDGTITTGADARRIPAAYRETIADAVSTLRDTLGELAHSVYVYGSVATGQARPPRSDLDLIVVVETSAPEAVRAAATGLSHRHRDLVREVAIGSVDLETLRRQDRVGRAERCFLKHYAVHLAGPDLRADHPTCRATEDLACGFNRDLRRVLDQVRPPLLGADDGDQRAAAAARACRKILMAAATLLSVREGGWSTDRRTAVELVGRHAPELYELAADALRYGEDAPMPVAPDVGRAVEIVDRLGGWLVDEYARSAVRHDSR
- a CDS encoding nuclear transport factor 2 family protein; translated protein: MDIATWVERYRVAWERADVALASSLFVEDGTYRNDIFADPNVGQDGVAAYWERVTSHQSDVEVRMGAPFVDGNRAAVEFWTKMAVDGADVTLAGTLLLVMGEDGRCRSLRENYNLAEGRLDPPPEWGS
- a CDS encoding CaiB/BaiF CoA transferase family protein, whose translation is MAEQRAATGPLAGIRVVDLSRALSGPYATMMLADAGAEVIKVERPGAGDDTRGWGPPFVGEGESESAYYLSINRSKKSVTLDLKDDDDVARLHTLIDEADVLVENFRPGVMERLGLGPDALEARNERLVVLSITGFGEGGPDGERSGFDQIIQGEAGLMGITGPVGGPPTKMGVPITDILSGMFGAYGVVAALHERERTGKGQRVSTSLLASAVAVHTFQGTRWTLAGEVPEPGGNRHPTIAPYGAFTCADGWVNVAVGSEGLWQRFAPAVGIAVDDPRYATNRDRVANWDELEAEINAVLVSDDVDTWMARFNDAGVPAGRIRTMDQVYGWDQLEHLGLVDRVTHPTAGDLELPGAPVDWSRSGRRSPTPPPMLGEHDAEILGER
- a CDS encoding VOC family protein — its product is MPQFSLTSTVLGTPDPRGLAWFYQRLLGWDLGSDEPDWVTLRPADGSAGLSFQVEDQHTPPTWPAGRDEQQMQLHLDLEVDDLEAAVAYAVDAGAVVAEFQPQDDVRVLIDPAGHPFCLWISTGT
- a CDS encoding DUF222 domain-containing protein is translated as MPLEQWLLIVARRTGTDRRMLMTTADVCRRLPALLEAFVQGRVSWSQVRTLVLQVHRLPHADDEQLDTALAELIHRAEGGDADQLGQLARFIDHDFGDRGVSDNDREASEPAEFLALQPRLDGTGGRFFGEAGPASFAILENATNPGPPEVATGRRFGQHADRDTTRQLAESAGRRRLTRLIDLLDHTCDPGGGSEADGDNRRSRPTLLVVADLDTLCDRDQTPARLLHHLAGGRMYLTSTAARRLVDQRGAELRTTILDDTGAVVGIGRKHRDPPGWLAEGLLALHDTCTEPGCTTASRSCQIDHAIAWHPARPGDLLGRTDADNLAPLCTSANRTKEADGWTCTQTADGTRRWRHPRTGLTTTTIPAGTRPPWLPAARPPDRHEPRAGPDRHQPRAGPLDDRPRGSRSRPPPLDRPPDHADDPAAPLPF
- a CDS encoding hydantoinase B/oxoprolinase family protein, giving the protein MTTAELAATGVDPIVLEIVQGTLASIEKEVEDAIGRTSRSPMIRDAHDYRAGIHDAKLRKLTGRSYSALVHPVARDFPLDTMQPGDVFFHNDVYLSEGGIGHLPDLCVTVPVFHASAGEQPRVVAFVQAFGHHDDIGGCVPGSMPSGARSVFEEGLMVPPIKLWDRGVPNQAALTIMTRNSRMPESLAGDLDAECSACLMGSRRLSELFDRYGVATVEACFDAIVSNNTDTYRREILPKIPDGTYVWEDYAEHDGVDAPKLHRQRITLTKEGGDTDRARLVIDFTGTSPQAKGPINHCGDYADGNFLKKWLAPILRNLADTPERMAELDVNEGIVDLIEMRFPDKGTLLTPVFPAPTNARTFVILRLLGVLAGVLAKATNGRMPADQETIRYTGVYGTRADGSSYLMREVLGGGSGGRYYSDGEDTIHVVPDSRNLPTEFTESRFPFRVEKLGLATDSGGPGQYRGGLGYDKWIRMLEDASFMSIADRSILACWGVNGGRAGAPFRVTIDPGGPDERELEGLVDDEPIRAGQVVRIRTTGGGGWGDPLERDPDLVRRDVQWGKVSRDGARDDYGVVVTGSDDDPQVDGDATDALRARLREERGQPSAFFDRGPGYAQLDPDGRAFPEVDVL